TCGATATTTTGTTTTATATTTTGTGCCTCATCTTTTAAAGCATTAAGTTTTATGGTCGCTTCATCTTCTTTGTCGTAAAGTTTTGCTAGGCTTAGGACTTTGTTTTCAAAAGATGAGATGAAATTTGCATTATCAAGACTTACAAAAAGTGTTGGGGCTATGGCATTAAGCTTGTCGTAAAATTTGGTTAATCTTCCTGAAATGATGATAAGATCAGGTTGAAGTTCATTGATTTTTTCCAAATTTGGTTCGACTACTGAGCCTGTACTTTCTTTACTTTTAAAGCTTTCAAGATAAGGAGGAAGTGTTTTTGCAGGAACTCCAACCACCTTATCACTTAAACCAAGATCTTCAAGTGTATCTAAAGCACCAAGATCAAAGGCTACGATTTTGCTTGGATTTTTTACCACTTCTATCGTTCCTAAAGAATGCGTGATTTCAAATTTATCACCCTTATCAACAAGCTCTATGCTTTTGTATTCAACCGATGGGCGGTCTTTTTTTGGTGCTTGCGCATTGCTTGTTTCATTTGATTCCGTATTTGAAACATCATTTGAAACATTTTGTTCAGTGCTTTTATTATTGTCATTGCAACCAATAAAAGCAAAAACTGCTAAAACTATGCTAAAAATTAGCTTTTTCATTTGTTCTCCTTTTTAAAATGTGTTTTTTTAATCAAAATAAATACAGATTTTTTTCCCTTCAACCTCCTTTATTTTGATATCCATATCATAAATTTCTTTTAAAAGCTCGCTTTGTATAAGCTCTTGTGTGCTTGCTTTTTTAAAGATTTTTCCATCTTTCATTGCTACGATTTCATCAGAATAAACCGAAGCAAAATTAATATCATGAAGCACGCAAATAATGCCCTTGTTAAAATCTTGGATAAGTTTTTTTAAAATTTTCATGATAGAAACGCAGTGTTTCATGTCAAGATTATTTAAGGGTTCATCAAGTAAGATATATTCCGTATCTTGAGCAATAATCATAGCGATAAAAGCTCTTTGTTTTTGTCCTCCACTTAAAGAATCCAAAAAATGATCTTGTAGCTCACAAAGTCCCATGTATTCTATGGCTTCGTTGATTTTGATTTTATCTTCAGCATTTAAAGAATTTGCCGAATGAGGAAAGCGTCCAAAGCTTACAAGCTCTTTGACTGTTAGTCTTATATTAAGATGATTTGTTTGTTTGAGTATGGAAATTTTTTTCGCAAGTTCATTGCTTTTAAAATGCGAAAGCTCAGTTTCATCGTAATAAATTTGCCCACTATCAGGCTTTATAAGCCTACTTGCTATACCTAAAAGCGTGCTTTTTCCAGCTCCATTTGCACCGATTAAAGAGCTAAATTTGCCTTTTTGAAAACTTACGCTAATGTCTTTTAAAACCTCAGTTTTTTCATAGTTTTTGCAGATATTTTGTAGTCTTATCATATTTTGTTGCCTTTAAGAACAAGGAAGATAAAGTAAATTCCTCCTATGAAATTAATGATGACGCTTATAGTGGTATTAAAATCAAAGATCCTTGAAACGATAAAAACGCCACCTACTAGGGTAATGATACTGATAAAAGAAGAAGTAAGAAACAAAATACCATGCTTATAGGTTTTCATCAGTTCATAAGAAATATTTGCCACTAAAAGTCCAAGAAAGGTTATAGGTCCCACAAGAGCCGTGCTTATACTAACTAAAACAGCCACGATGATCATTAATCTTTTGACTAAAAATTCATATTCTATGCCTAAATTTATTGCTAAGTCTTTGTTTAGAGCAAGAGGGTCAAGAAATTTGTAATACCTAGCAATCATCGCAAAGCAAAGAAGCATAAGTATAAGAGCAAGTATTAAAACCTCGGTTTGTATATTACTAAAGCTAGCAAACATACGACCTTGCACAACCATGAATTCATCAGGATCAATAAGTACTTCAAAAAATAAGCTCAACGAAGAAAAAAGTGTGCCAAAAATAAAGCCTAAAAGCAAGATAAAATAAATACTTCGTCCATCTTTAAATAAAATTTTATACAAAAGTAAGGTAAAAATCATCATCGCCATAACGCTGATAATAAAATTTGTATTTGCCTCATAAACGCTTAAATTTGCAGAACCTAGAGTAAAGATCAAAAAGGTTTGCGTGAGCATATATAAAGAATCAAGCCCTATGATGCTAGGAGTTAAAATTTTGTTATTGGCTATGGTTTGAAAGATGATAGTTGAAACACTGATACAAACTCCAACTACGACCATGGCTAGAACTTGTATGCTTCTGTTTTCAAGTACATAGGCTGGAAATTTGCCCATTTGAGTAAAAATAAAAAGAATAATGACAAATAGCGTGATGATAAAAAGTATGAGGAGTTTTTTAAGCATGGGCTTTTCTTTTAAATAAAATCAGTATAAAGATAAAAGAGCCAATTATACCAACAACAAGGCTTATAGGCACTTCAAAGGGATAGATGATCAATCTTGAAAAAATATCACAAATAAGCAAGAAAACAGCCCCAAAAAGAGCTATGTAGATAAGGTTTTTTTTGAGATTATCCCCCTTATAAATAGATATAATGTTTGGTACTATAAGTCCTAAAAAAGGTATAATGCCAACACTAAGAATAATCACTGAGGTGATAACACCTACGATAATGAGTCCTAAATTAAGAATAAATTTATAAGAAATTCCCAAATTTAAAGCCACATCTTCGCCCATACCAGCTATGGTAATTTTATTGGCAAATAAGTAAGCAAGCAAAAGTAGGGGTAAGGTAATATAAACTTGCTCATAACTTCCTTGTATGACATTTGAAAAATCTCCTTGTAACCATGAGTTGATATTTTGAATAAGATTGAGTTGATAAGCAAAAAAGGTTGTGATCGCTGAGACAATACCACCAAACATAAGTCCTATAAGAGGAACAAAGATCATATCCTTAAGTTTAATTTTTTGTAAAATTTGTATAAAAATGAGCGTGCCTACTATGGCAAAAACTGAAGAAATAGTAACTTGAATGATAAAGGCAAGATGAGCAAAAAAAATCATACTTACCAAAATACCAAGCTTAGCACAATCCATAGTTCCAGCCGTAGTTGGGGAGACAAATTTATTTTGAGTGAGTTGTTGCATGATAAGTCCGCAAATGCTTAGGCTCATTCCTGTGATAATGATGCTTAGGGTTCGTGGAAGTCGTGTAAGGCTTAATATACCATGAACATCAAAAGAAGATGAGAAAATTTGTGCTAATCTAAGCTCACTCACCCCAACAAAAAGGCTAATAAAAGATAAGACAAACAATAAAAACAATAAAATTTTAAGATCAAATAAAAATTTAAAAAACAAAGATAACCTTAATACGAAAATATTGAAATATAGATAATAATTATTGTAAATATTGTATTAAATTAAAGATAAAAATTCGATTAAAAATAAGATAATTATAGAGTATTTTTCAAGAAGTAACACAAATTTTTTACTTAGATTTATCTTAATAAGCTAGGATAAATTAAAAGTAGTTATTGATAATAACTTTTGATCATGAGATTAATTGCTTGTTCGGTAACGAAACTGCCCTTTTTTAAAGACCATAGATAAGCCTCCTATGCTAAAAAGCCAGCGATTTTCTATAGTGTTTTTCATGAAAGCTGCGATTTCACCCCAAAGTTCTTTACCATAAACTATCCCCACTCCATCAGTATGTCCTATAGAACAAACAGTTCCTCTATGTTTAAAGACAAAAGGCTTGTTAAATTCATGTCCCTTGACAAGTTCACTAATCATCGTTCCTACAAATTCGCCCATTTGAGATGAAAGCTGAGCCGTTGGAGCATGTATAGCATCTTTTGTTGTGGGTTGAGCACTATCTCCAACAACAAAAATATTATTATAATTTAGGGCTCTGAGTTGGAAATCAACTTGAATTTTACCCTTTTTGTTTGGAATGCTTGATTTTTCTATGACATCGCTACCTTTTACTCCAGCTCCCCAAAGTACGGTATTGCCTTTGATTTCTATAAGTTTAGAATCCTTTTCTACGATCACTCCATCTTCTTTAATCTCTTTTACTGTGCCATTTGTTATCAGCTCAACACTCATTTTTTTGAGCTTTTCAACCGCTTTTGAGCTTAGTTTTTCGCTAAAAACAGGCAAAATTTGATTACTCCTACCTATGCAAGTGATTTTGGGGATACTTCTATCAATTCCACAAATTTCGCAAAATTCATCAAGCTGAGAGCCAAGTTCTGCTGCAAATTCTATACTTGTAAAACCTGTTCCGCAAACTATAAAACTAAGATCTAAAGGATTTTGGGTGTGGATAAAGTCCTTAAATTTATTTTCTATATGTTCACTAAGCTTTACAGCTCTATTAAGAGTAGAGAGTTTAAAGGCATGCTGGGCAACTCCTGGTATGTTAAAATCATCTGCCCTAAAGCCAAGAGCTATAACTAAAATATCATAATCATATCTTCCTCCATTGCCATAAACACAATGATTTTCAGGATCTAGACTTTTAATTTTATCTTTTACAAATTTGACCTTATTAGCCTTTAAAATTTTTCTATAATAAATTCTTGCCTTACGCACTGAAAGCGTGCCTACTGCAACCTTATGCAAAAGCGTAGTTTGATAGTGGTAGTCGTGCTTGTTGATGAGTGTAACTTGAGGTTTATTTTCTTGAGTAAAATCAAGTGAGCTTTGAAGCTTCAAAGCTGTCATTAAACCAGCATATCCACCTCCTATGATCAAAATTTTTGGATTTTTAGGGAGTTTAAGTTTGTCTAGGCTACAAACATCGAATTCTACATCTTTTGACATGGATTTGTCCTTAAATTTAAGCATATTTTAGATAAGGATTATACAAAAAATATATTTATTTTTTTATTAAAGAATAAGATATTTTTTCACTTTTAATGCTAAGGATAGAAAATTTTACTCAAATAAAGCCCACTTGCTGGAGCTAAGGTTCTTGAAAAGCTTTTTTGAGCATTAAGTTGTAAAAGTAGGTCTTCTTTACTTAATTTTCCCTGCAAGATTTTGAGGACAAAATCAACACTCATTCGAATTTGCGCCCTTAAAAAGCCATTAGCCTTAAATTTAAAAATGCTTAAATTTTTATACTCAAAGGCTCTTGCTTCAAACATTGTTCTTACGCTTGTTTTATTCTTTTCCAAAAGCTTTGAAAAAAGTAAAAAATCTTTTTGTCCCTCAAAGTAACTTAAAAGTTCATTAGCTTTTGCAATATCAATTTTTGGATAAAAATGATAATACTTTGCTAAAAAGGGGCTAAAATTTGCGTGATTTAAAACATAATAATACTGCCTTGCTTTTGCCTCAAAGCGAACCTCGAAATTTGAGGGGATTTTTTGTATATTTTTGATATAAAGATGAGGTTTTGCAAATTTGTTGAGCGTATTTTTAAGATAGTCAAAATCTTTAAAATGATCCCCACAATCAACCTGTGCCACGGCTTTTAAAGCATGCACGCCCTTATCTGTCCTTGAAGCAAATAAGGGCTTTTCAAAGATACCAACATGACCTAAAACTTCTTGCAGATAATCTTGAACGCTATTTTTATGAGGCTGGGTGGCTGAACCCTCAAAAGAAGAACCATCATAAGAAAAAACAAGCTTTAAACGCATCAGTATTTACTTAGAATTTTTTTCTTAAAATAAATCACTGAAGCGATAAAAAAGCTTGCAAAAATCAGCATTACGCTAAGAAGCGGAGGCTTATAAAATAAACTAAAAATACCAAAATAAAGCCCTATGATAATAAAAATGCCAAAATACACCATGCCCTTATCATAGCGGTAAGTTACAAGCCCAAAAGAAAGTGCAAATAAAGCACTTGCCATAGGAAAAAGAGCAATGAGAGTATAAATCACAAATTCTTTAGCCCTATCATCATCACTAAACATTTTTTTCCAATACTGATAAATATTTTCTTCTCTAGGATCTAAATCACTAAGCTCGCTATTAATGGTCATATCATTAAAATGTCCTACATGCCAAGAAAGACTTTCGTTAAAATTATATACATTGCCATCGATGAGTCTAAAAGAAAGGCTATTTTGATCCCTTTGAAGTAAGCCTTCTTTTGCGATGATGAATTGCTCTTTGTCCTTATCTTTTGTTTGGGGATTATACATGATGATATTTTTATATTTCACGCCGTCATTTTCTTCGATAAAGATCATCCAACCTAAGAAATTTTGTCCAAATTCGCCGGTTTTGAGATTAAGCTTGACTTGAGTTTTTTTATACTCAACGAAATTTTTTTGCAGTTTTGAGGCTAAAGGCACGAAGATTAAACTGACAATAAGCATAAAACAACTAACAACAAAGGCTAGGGCTAAAAAAAACCTTCCCAGATATTTTGGAGAAAATCCTAAGGCAAAGCATACTATGCTTTCATTTTCCCTTGAAAGCTTGTGAAGCATGAGTGCTAAAGAGATGAAAAAGCTTACAGGCAGGGTGAAGATCAAAATTCTAGGGATCATAAAGCTATAAAGCTTTAAAAAGTCCATAAAACCGATCTCAATGCTTGCAGTAAGCCTTGCAAGCTGGATAAAAAAGACCATGGATACGATGAGAAAAAGCACAGAAAACAAAGAAAGATTTGTGCTAAAAAAGTGGTTTAAAAAGTATTTATAGATAAGTCTCATGGATTAACTCTGTGGTTAAGATCATAACAAAAGCTAGGCTTAAAAAAGGAATCATAGCGATTTTAACAAGTTTTTTTCTTTGTATGAGGGCTGTTAATATGACAAAAGCAAGACCAAGGCAAGCTGATAAAAAAATGAGCAAAAGTCCAAATTTAAAGCCCAAAATCCCAGCCATGCTAGAAATGATAACAATATCAGCTTCTCCTAAGCTTTGAGTTTCTTGCTTATACTTAAGGCTTAAAAAAAAGTCTAGGAACATTTTAAGCAAAAACATCGCACCACAAAAACATAAACTATAAAGCAAAAAGCCATTTGAAAAATTTTCAAATAAGATCAATTCTTTTAATTCATCTAGGGAAAAAGAATGCACAAGGGCAAAAACAAAGGCAAGTAAGAGTAAATTTAAAGGAACAGCCTTTAAGATAAGATCGATCAAACTTAAAAGCAAAAGAGTGCTTAAAAATAGGCTCAAAAAGCAAAACTCAAGCCAAGAAGTGCTACAAAGATAAGCAAGGATAAATAAAGCTCCACAAAAAAGTTCTACAAAAAAGCATTTTTTATCTATCTTGTCCTTACAAAAACCACATTTTCCCCTTAGAAATATAAAAGAAAATAAGGGCAAAATTTGATAGGTTTTGAGCTGATTTTGACAAGAAAAACAAAAGGATCTTGGAGCAAAAAGAGCTTTTTGATGAACAAATCTATCAGCATAAGTGTTGATAAAAGAGCCAACGCATAAGCCTAGTATAAAGAAAAAAGCTATCATCATTTTCCAAAGGTTCTTTCTCTTTTTCTAAATTCTTTGATGATCTTTTTGAACTCTCTTTTTGTAAGTCCGGGAAATAAAGTTTCACTAAAATAAATTTCAGCATAACTTGACTGCCATAACAAAAAATTTGAAAGCCTTTTGGCATTTCCAACACGAAGCATAAGATCAACATCTAAGGGCAAATCCAAATTTTCGCTGATATTTTGCTCAGTGATAGGCAAACCCTTTTCGATGAGTTTTTTTACCGAGCGAACGATCTCATCTTTAGAGCCATAGCTTATAGCAAGATTAACGCATAAAAGCGTGCAGTGTTTTGTGGCTTCTTCTACTTGTTTGATTTTTAATTTTAAGTGTTCATCAAGTCTGCTTAAATCTCCGATAGCCCTTAAGCGAACATTATTAGCGGCAAATCTTTGCAAGGCATCATCTAAACATTTATCAAGGAGATTAAAAATAAAATCTATCTCATCTTTTGGACGACTCCAATTTTCAGTGCTAAAGGCAAAGAGGCTTAAATTTGAAATTTTTTCTTCTACGCAAGCTTGCATGAGTCTTTCTATGGTTTTTACGCCTTGAGAATAACCAAGT
This genomic interval from Campylobacter sp. MIT 99-7217 contains the following:
- the truA gene encoding tRNA pseudouridine(38-40) synthase TruA, yielding MRLKLVFSYDGSSFEGSATQPHKNSVQDYLQEVLGHVGIFEKPLFASRTDKGVHALKAVAQVDCGDHFKDFDYLKNTLNKFAKPHLYIKNIQKIPSNFEVRFEAKARQYYYVLNHANFSPFLAKYYHFYPKIDIAKANELLSYFEGQKDFLLFSKLLEKNKTSVRTMFEARAFEYKNLSIFKFKANGFLRAQIRMSVDFVLKILQGKLSKEDLLLQLNAQKSFSRTLAPASGLYLSKIFYP
- a CDS encoding iron chelate uptake ABC transporter family permease subunit, translated to MLKKLLILFIITLFVIILFIFTQMGKFPAYVLENRSIQVLAMVVVGVCISVSTIIFQTIANNKILTPSIIGLDSLYMLTQTFLIFTLGSANLSVYEANTNFIISVMAMMIFTLLLYKILFKDGRSIYFILLLGFIFGTLFSSLSLFFEVLIDPDEFMVVQGRMFASFSNIQTEVLILALILMLLCFAMIARYYKFLDPLALNKDLAINLGIEYEFLVKRLMIIVAVLVSISTALVGPITFLGLLVANISYELMKTYKHGILFLTSSFISIITLVGGVFIVSRIFDFNTTISVIINFIGGIYFIFLVLKGNKI
- a CDS encoding ABC transporter permease, translating into MFFKFLFDLKILLFLLFVLSFISLFVGVSELRLAQIFSSSFDVHGILSLTRLPRTLSIIITGMSLSICGLIMQQLTQNKFVSPTTAGTMDCAKLGILVSMIFFAHLAFIIQVTISSVFAIVGTLIFIQILQKIKLKDMIFVPLIGLMFGGIVSAITTFFAYQLNLIQNINSWLQGDFSNVIQGSYEQVYITLPLLLLAYLFANKITIAGMGEDVALNLGISYKFILNLGLIIVGVITSVIILSVGIIPFLGLIVPNIISIYKGDNLKKNLIYIALFGAVFLLICDIFSRLIIYPFEVPISLVVGIIGSFIFILILFKRKAHA
- a CDS encoding siderophore ABC transporter substrate-binding protein yields the protein MKKLIFSIVLAVFAFIGCNDNNKSTEQNVSNDVSNTESNETSNAQAPKKDRPSVEYKSIELVDKGDKFEITHSLGTIEVVKNPSKIVAFDLGALDTLEDLGLSDKVVGVPAKTLPPYLESFKSKESTGSVVEPNLEKINELQPDLIIISGRLTKFYDKLNAIAPTLFVSLDNANFISSFENKVLSLAKLYDKEDEATIKLNALKDEAQNIKQNIDPSKKALIVLTNSNKMSAFGPSSRFGIIHDVLGLGAADENIKVGTHGNSINSEYILSINPDFIFVVDRNVIVGNQERAQSILDNELIAKTNAAQNGKIIYLDPNYWYLSGGGLLSFKAMIEEIAQATK
- a CDS encoding A24 family peptidase translates to MIAFFFILGLCVGSFINTYADRFVHQKALFAPRSFCFSCQNQLKTYQILPLFSFIFLRGKCGFCKDKIDKKCFFVELFCGALFILAYLCSTSWLEFCFLSLFLSTLLLLSLIDLILKAVPLNLLLLAFVFALVHSFSLDELKELILFENFSNGFLLYSLCFCGAMFLLKMFLDFFLSLKYKQETQSLGEADIVIISSMAGILGFKFGLLLIFLSACLGLAFVILTALIQRKKLVKIAMIPFLSLAFVMILTTELIHETYL
- the uppS gene encoding polyprenyl diphosphate synthase is translated as MNTLNHLAVVMDGNRRWAKKNGFLEKLGYSQGVKTIERLMQACVEEKISNLSLFAFSTENWSRPKDEIDFIFNLLDKCLDDALQRFAANNVRLRAIGDLSRLDEHLKLKIKQVEEATKHCTLLCVNLAISYGSKDEIVRSVKKLIEKGLPITEQNISENLDLPLDVDLMLRVGNAKRLSNFLLWQSSYAEIYFSETLFPGLTKREFKKIIKEFRKRERTFGK
- a CDS encoding NAD(P)/FAD-dependent oxidoreductase, translated to MSKDVEFDVCSLDKLKLPKNPKILIIGGGYAGLMTALKLQSSLDFTQENKPQVTLINKHDYHYQTTLLHKVAVGTLSVRKARIYYRKILKANKVKFVKDKIKSLDPENHCVYGNGGRYDYDILVIALGFRADDFNIPGVAQHAFKLSTLNRAVKLSEHIENKFKDFIHTQNPLDLSFIVCGTGFTSIEFAAELGSQLDEFCEICGIDRSIPKITCIGRSNQILPVFSEKLSSKAVEKLKKMSVELITNGTVKEIKEDGVIVEKDSKLIEIKGNTVLWGAGVKGSDVIEKSSIPNKKGKIQVDFQLRALNYNNIFVVGDSAQPTTKDAIHAPTAQLSSQMGEFVGTMISELVKGHEFNKPFVFKHRGTVCSIGHTDGVGIVYGKELWGEIAAFMKNTIENRWLFSIGGLSMVFKKGQFRYRTSN
- a CDS encoding LptF/LptG family permease gives rise to the protein MRLIYKYFLNHFFSTNLSLFSVLFLIVSMVFFIQLARLTASIEIGFMDFLKLYSFMIPRILIFTLPVSFFISLALMLHKLSRENESIVCFALGFSPKYLGRFFLALAFVVSCFMLIVSLIFVPLASKLQKNFVEYKKTQVKLNLKTGEFGQNFLGWMIFIEENDGVKYKNIIMYNPQTKDKDKEQFIIAKEGLLQRDQNSLSFRLIDGNVYNFNESLSWHVGHFNDMTINSELSDLDPREENIYQYWKKMFSDDDRAKEFVIYTLIALFPMASALFALSFGLVTYRYDKGMVYFGIFIIIGLYFGIFSLFYKPPLLSVMLIFASFFIASVIYFKKKILSKY
- a CDS encoding ABC transporter ATP-binding protein, producing the protein MIRLQNICKNYEKTEVLKDISVSFQKGKFSSLIGANGAGKSTLLGIASRLIKPDSGQIYYDETELSHFKSNELAKKISILKQTNHLNIRLTVKELVSFGRFPHSANSLNAEDKIKINEAIEYMGLCELQDHFLDSLSGGQKQRAFIAMIIAQDTEYILLDEPLNNLDMKHCVSIMKILKKLIQDFNKGIICVLHDINFASVYSDEIVAMKDGKIFKKASTQELIQSELLKEIYDMDIKIKEVEGKKICIYFD